The region GCTGCCGGGATTCCTGAAACTTCCCATTACCCGCCAGTGTCTTCGCGTATTCGAGCGTCTGCGTTGCATCTTCATTCGGACTGGAAGCCAGGGCTTCCCGGTAGTAGCGCTCAGCCTTCTGGCTGTCGCCAACCTGCTGATAGGCAAAAGCCAAACGACCCTGTATGGCTGCTTTTTGGGTAACCGTCAGTTGTTTGTCATGCCCAGCCAATAGTTCAGCATAAGCCTCTATCGCGCGTCCGTAGGCTTTATACGTCAGCAAGCGGTCGGCTTGCTGACGTAAAGAGTCATACTGCGCCCAGGCAGTATAGCTCCTAAGCCACAGCACCACTCCCCATATCAATAGTTTCCAATTCGTACTCATCAGCGACGTACCGTCATACTTTCCGGCCTTTAATTTCTCCTTTACCGGGCAACTAAACGTACCCGTACTTATAGCTAAAACTTACCGCGCCAGGGTCAGAAACCGAACATACTCACGTCCGTCGCTCAGACGAATTTGATAATAGTAGGTCCCGTCGGGCAGTTCATTTTTGGAATCCGCCACCGAGATACCCTGGTTGGCCGTACCATCCCAGTCGTTCTGGTAATTTGTATTTTGATAAACAAGGTGGCCCCAGCGATTAAAAACTTCCAGTTGAACCGTTACCGAAGCCGGTACCAGCTTAATGACGAAGCGATCATTGATACCGTCACCGTTGGGCGAAAAACCTTCGGGAATAAACAGGGTCAGGTCCTGCTCCGACAGAATCGAATGAAGGGTAACCAATGTTGGTTCGTCGTTATCACCCGGATCACCATTTTTGTCAGGGTCAGCCTCCATACCGTTGGTCGAGCGATCCCGGCAAATCATCCCGTTCGTATCGACACCCTGCACCGTCGCTCTGTTGATGAATGTTAAGGTGTTTGCCCGGCTTACGTCCACCTGAACGGTCAGCCAGCTATGGGCCTGTTTTTCGGGTGCCAGACTCCCGCCCATCAACAAGGTTGTATCGGCACCACGACCGGTATAGGCCGGATTAACGATAAACCCGCTATCGGCGTGAACCCTAACCGAGCGAACGATTGCCCCGGAGGCCGAAAACGCTGCATCGAGATCATCAGCAAGGTTTATGTTTGTGAGCGAATGTTTACCGGCATTTACTACCGTAAGCTGGTACGTCAGCTCAACCAGACCAATTCCTTTCTCGGTCAGCCAGATCGGTTCACTCACCTTTTTACTCAGGCCAATAATTTCGCGGGGGGGAGCCATAACCGTTTGCTGTACCGACGCCCCTCTACAGGGCCCGTCGCCGTCAGGGTCGGGCGTTGAGAGGGTAAATAAAGCCTTGCCGCGCTGCCGGTCGATTTCCGACAACAGGTAGCGAGCTACCAACCCGGTATCCGTAAACAAGCCGCCCCCATCGCTTTGCCAGTTGATCACCTGCGTTGAGCCGCCCGGCAGGGCCGCCATCCGCACTACTCCTTTCGTCCAGTCGAGTGAGTCGAGCCGAACCGCCAGGGTAGGCGGATTGCTCAGACAGGCCGGAATAGCATTGGGGCAATTGGTTATGTTGACCATTACGGCAACGGGATTGGTGTAACAGCCGTCTGTATTCCTGCCAAAAATAAAATAGGTTCCTGCCGATACCGCACCGGGGGATTGTACCGCTGCCGAAGCAAGTGTTGGCCCCATTCGAAATTGATAAGATGTATATTCGGCTGCATTGGTCTCCGCAATAGCCTTTGATAAATCAGCCGTTTGAAACGGACAACCATTGCTAAGATTTGTCTTTAAAACCAGTTGAGCACCCATTGGCCGCACCCGTACGGATACAGGCCCGGAGCTGTCACTCCGGCATGAACCAAGTTCACAAACCGCCCGGTAGCGGCTGGTTTGCTCGGGTGTAACTGTCCTCAATGCTCCTTTCCCGCCATCCGTCCAGCGAACAGTACCCAGGCAGCCGGAAGCCGAGAGCTGAACCGGCTGCCCCATGCATATTTCGTGATTGCTGACCGAAAGGACGGGTACGACGGGTGTAGCCATCTGTACGGAAACAGGCCGCGACGGATTGCTAACGCAGTTTTCTTGCTCACAAGTGGCGTGAAAGGTGGTTGTCTGGGCGGGTTTACCTACCCAGACAGATCCGGTGCTCTGGTCGGGCCAGTGAATGATGCCCGCACAGTTCGTGGCCGTCAAGGTTACGGTAGATCCGGGGCAAATTACGTTGGCTGACGTTGTTAACTGAGGTGGCTCTGGCGTGTTTACGGTAATTTTCCACACATCGGCAAAGCAGCTGATGCAACCGGGCCGGGCTCGGCAGATGGCCGTATATTTTGTTGTTTGTTGAGGCTTGACCTGAATACTCGAACCTGTTTCTCCATTCGACCAGACAACAGTACCCGTACAGCCGGTGGCGGTTAACGTAACCGGCTCGTTACGACAGATGAACTTTGCCGAGCCGATAATTACGGGTGGCTCCGGGTGCTGGCATGTATCGGTTACCGGCTGCGCAAAAGCCAGGGCATACTGAGTAACCAATAACAACATTATTGTCCATCTGAAGTAACCATTAAATTTATTTAGTACTTGTTTGTTCATCCGGCATATCGACTACG is a window of Spirosoma linguale DSM 74 DNA encoding:
- a CDS encoding hypothetical protein (KEGG: MUC5B; mucin 5B, oligomeric mucus/gel-forming) — translated: MNKQVLNKFNGYFRWTIMLLLVTQYALAFAQPVTDTCQHPEPPVIIGSAKFICRNEPVTLTATGCTGTVVWSNGETGSSIQVKPQQTTKYTAICRARPGCISCFADVWKITVNTPEPPQLTTSANVICPGSTVTLTATNCAGIIHWPDQSTGSVWVGKPAQTTTFHATCEQENCVSNPSRPVSVQMATPVVPVLSVSNHEICMGQPVQLSASGCLGTVRWTDGGKGALRTVTPEQTSRYRAVCELGSCRSDSSGPVSVRVRPMGAQLVLKTNLSNGCPFQTADLSKAIAETNAAEYTSYQFRMGPTLASAAVQSPGAVSAGTYFIFGRNTDGCYTNPVAVMVNITNCPNAIPACLSNPPTLAVRLDSLDWTKGVVRMAALPGGSTQVINWQSDGGGLFTDTGLVARYLLSEIDRQRGKALFTLSTPDPDGDGPCRGASVQQTVMAPPREIIGLSKKVSEPIWLTEKGIGLVELTYQLTVVNAGKHSLTNINLADDLDAAFSASGAIVRSVRVHADSGFIVNPAYTGRGADTTLLMGGSLAPEKQAHSWLTVQVDVSRANTLTFINRATVQGVDTNGMICRDRSTNGMEADPDKNGDPGDNDEPTLVTLHSILSEQDLTLFIPEGFSPNGDGINDRFVIKLVPASVTVQLEVFNRWGHLVYQNTNYQNDWDGTANQGISVADSKNELPDGTYYYQIRLSDGREYVRFLTLAR